The genome window GGCGTGGCCGTCATCGCCGTCCCCGAGCAGCACCGGCCGGGCCGCGGTGAAATGCTCCATGATCACGCCCAGGATCGAGGGCTTGAGCAGGTACCATTCCTTGTCGGCACGCTTGGTGATGGTCACGAAGTCGGGGCCGAGGAACACCCCGGACACCCCGTCGATGTCGAACAACGCTTCGGCAAGCGGCGAGCGTGCCGCGGCGTCGCGGGACGGGAAGTCGACAGTGCCGGCGCCGGTGACGTCCCGACCGGGCAGGAACTTGAGCGTGGCGGGGTTCGGGGTCTGCTCGGTCTGGATGAACATGAATCCTCCCGGCCGCCGGGAAAAGTGGCGGCGCCCAATGGAAATGGGCAGTATCGAGCCGGCCATCAAGCGGGCAGGTTGGCAAGGGGAACCATGGCAACGGACACCACGACGGCGGAAACCGTTGCTGCGGACGCCCTGACGGATTGGCTGCTGACCCGGGGCCGCGACGCCCGGTCCATCGAAGACCTGCTGTCCAGCTACGGCCGGCATCTCGTGGCCTGCGGCTATCCCGTCCGGCGGGTGGGAATCCAGCTCTGGTTGCTGCACCCGGTCCTGAGCGCACTGTCCATGTTCTGGCACGCGACCCGGCCGGGCGAGGTGGAAACGCTGCCGCGCGCCTATGGCACCGAAGTGACGCCCGCTTATCTGAACAGCCCGATCGCCGCCATTTCGGAACGCGGCTCCGGCCCGATCCGCCTGCGGATCGAGCACCGGGCTCCGCCCTGGACGTTCCCGGTGGAGGAGGACTTCAAGCGGGACGGGATGACCGACTATCTGGCCCTGCCGCTGGGCCGGTTCGATTCCCGGCGCAATGTCCTGACCTACCTGTCGGACAAGCCGGGCGGCTTCGACGACAACCAGATCGCCGGCCTCCAGGCCGCCGTTCCCGCCCTGGCCGTCCTGCTGGAGCGCGAGACCTACCGGCGGCTCACCGTCAACATCCTGGACACCTACGTCGGCCGGCAGGCCGGTGCACGCATCCTGTCCGGCGACGTCCGCCGCGGCACCGGCGAGACCATCCGTGCGGTCATCTGGTTCTCCGAC of Azospirillaceae bacterium contains these proteins:
- a CDS encoding NifU family protein, which translates into the protein MFIQTEQTPNPATLKFLPGRDVTGAGTVDFPSRDAAARSPLAEALFDIDGVSGVFLGPDFVTITKRADKEWYLLKPSILGVIMEHFTAARPVLLGDGDDGHAAGSAEDAEIVDQIKELLDTRVRPAVAQDGGDITFHGFERGVVYLDMKGSCAGCPSSTATLKTGIENLLKHYIPEVVEVRAAAR
- a CDS encoding adenylate/guanylate cyclase domain-containing protein; the encoded protein is MATDTTTAETVAADALTDWLLTRGRDARSIEDLLSSYGRHLVACGYPVRRVGIQLWLLHPVLSALSMFWHATRPGEVETLPRAYGTEVTPAYLNSPIAAISERGSGPIRLRIEHRAPPWTFPVEEDFKRDGMTDYLALPLGRFDSRRNVLTYLSDKPGGFDDNQIAGLQAAVPALAVLLERETYRRLTVNILDTYVGRQAGARILSGDVRRGTGETIRAVIWFSDMRGFTALSDRLPREELIALLNNYFELQGEAVHAAGGEILKFMGDGMLAAWPLAAGADPGSACHAALGAARVALNAISSLNAERAGWGQPFMRVGTALHYGDVMYGNIGAPTRLDFTVVGPAVNLASRIEGLCRLLDRDLLTSRLFADAAGSCGLASLGSHPVRGLEERIEVMGLGPCT